One Trichoderma atroviride chromosome 7, complete sequence DNA segment encodes these proteins:
- a CDS encoding uncharacterized protein (EggNog:ENOG41) — translation MGCWDSFCCFCSGPLSNARDGWYEFLTEGARDGEWPPGDGEWYNSPGYPVPSQPLDKIVTISDEDGKYWDPSVGITPNWPDTFVTPLCTVGSYGDVSIPGVKDKLHLGSDLFLLIHPACLSFLCRHTGITPRELWESFYKENSCYQMYGGELNGLLYCVNYYDMQERSGQDFQYALERQWPPLERPDLPQTRWFDPKSMEDTKWLLARPTRLPTPKTLQPSPVNGSAVKRRKVFDTNELLDIILSYIVDIPSEVLKNELQRNKQHQDPNESGDTNRNDPSSRPQNIFEAPSAITAAKTLLSLAQVDSWFYDAIIYKRQNLFLRALRNFGWMLPFTPADWSDNSWTKDVFADTSSSRQSEIDWRHYMLTCVEKTDPHIRNRWRFHRMAIQFARGTNRYRSEEHPDWFWNAGSLGFQPSLDKPEPEIWELYSW, via the exons ATGGGCTGCTGGGACTCTTTCTGTTGCTTCTG CTCTGGGCCCTTGAGTAACGCACGAGATGGCTGGTACGAGTTCCTAACTGAGGGCGCCCGAGATGGCGAATGGCCGCCGGGAGATGGAGAGTGGTATAACAGTCCTGGATATCCGGTGCCGTCTCAGCCGCTGGACAAGATTGTGACGATATCggatgaagacggcaaatACTGGGATCCAAGCGTTGGCATTACTCCAAACTGGCCGGACACTTTTGTCACTCCACTCTG CACGGTTGGCTCCTATGGAGATGTATCCATTCCTGGTGTAAAGGATAAGCTGCACTTGGGCTCtgacttgtttcttttgatCCATCCCGCATgcctctcctttctctgTCGCCATACCGGCATCACCCCTCGTGAACTCTGGGAGTCCTTTTACAAGGAGAATTCCTGCTATCAAATGTATGGCGGTGAATTAAACGGACTATTGTACTGCGTCAACTATTATGACATGCAAGAGAGAAGCGGGCAAGACTTTCAGTATGCCCTGGAGCGCCAGTGGCCGCCGTTGGAGCGTCCCGATCTTCCACAGACAAGATGGTTTGATCCGAAAAGTATGGAAGATACGAagtggctgctggcaaggccAACTCGCCTACCGACTCCAAAGACTTTGCAGCCAAGCCCAGTGAATGGCTCGGCAGTGAAGCGCCGAAAGGTTTTTGATACCAACGAATTACTCGACATCATTCTCAGCTACATTGTTGACATCCCTAGCGAGGTTCTTAAAAATGAGCTTCAGCGAAACAAACAACACCAAGACCCAAACGAATCTGGAGACACTAATCGAAATGACCCAAGTAGTCGACCTCAGAATATATTCGAGGCTCCGTCTGCTATCACAGCGGCAAAAACTCTCCTCTCCCTAGCTCAGGTAGATAGCTGGTTCTACGATGCCATAATTTACAAACGACAAAACCTTTTCCTCCGCGCTTTGCGTAACTTTGGCTGGATGCTACCATTCACGCCTGCCGATTGGAGCGACAATAGCTGGACTAAAGACGTCTTCGCCGACACCTCCTCATCGCGCCAGTCTGAGATTGACTGGCGGCACTACATGCTCACATGTGTGGAAAAGACGGACCCGCATATTCGCAATCGTTGGAGGTTTCACAGAATGGCTATTCAGTTTGCGCGGGGGACAAACCGGTACAGGAGCGAGGAACACCCCGACTGGTTTTGGAACGCGGGCAGCCTTGGATTTCAACCAAGCTTGGATAAACCAGAGCCCGAGATATGGGAGCTATACTCTTGGTAG
- a CDS encoding uncharacterized protein (EggNog:ENOG41): MLSQVLRFTFPLGSTISSAAFLKLRQSIAAAGATTQYYGYTAPTRVLSLPRKRHEVCWVIQWPEELRDRSAVTEGLAVTGVTDATSLEFEFDDAQLENLVKALEAPVCEFACIRLRDDAPLENEALQKSMHKTYVDTYQIQGFTGGYWAYAINTNETTGVSCLAPSEDTVPKAHRRLGVYYLGWESIELHEDGTQTEAFSEEINNLQPYFGPGSGAWYALLRQHT; this comes from the exons ATGCTATCTCAAGTACTGCGCTTCACATTTCCGCTAGGATCTACCATATCCTCAGCAGCGTTCTTGAAGCTGCGCCAAAGCATTGCCGCAGCAGGTGCGACAACTCAATACTATGGCTATACCGCACCTACAAGAGTCTTGAGTCTGCCTAGAAAGCGCCACGAGGTGTGCTGGGTGATTC AATGGCCTGAAGAGTTGCGTGATCGTAGTGCCGTGACGGAAGGGTTAGCTGTGACTGGCGTTACAGACGCGACATCCTTGGAATTCGAATTCGACGATGCTCAGTTGGAGAATCTCGTCAAGGCTCTTGAAGCTCCCGTTTGCGAATTT GCATGCATACGACTGAGAGACGACGCCCCATTGGAAAATGAAGCTCTACAAAAGTCAATGCATAAAACATATGTCGACACTTACCAAATCCAGGGATTTACAGGCGGCTATTGGGCATATGCGATTAATACAAATGAGACTACAGGAGTATCTTGCTTGGCCCCAAGTGAAGACACTGTCCCTAAAGCACACCGAAGGCTCGGGGTTTACTACCTCGGGTGGGAGAGTATTGAG CTCCACGAGGACGGAACCCAAACTGAAGCATTTTCAGAGGAAATAAACAACTTGCAGCCATACTTTGGCCCGGGATCGGGAGCTTGGTATGCTTTGCTTCGCCAACATACATAG
- a CDS encoding uncharacterized protein (EggNog:ENOG41): MATVFRLIFYVPETHVEACKAAIFAAGAGIYPNSSYTECCWTTSGTGQFRPVAGANPHIGTVDKLEAVTEVRVEAPCVGRDVAKAAVEALKKAHPYEEPAYEVYKLEDF, translated from the exons ATGGCCACTGTTTTTCGACTCATATTCTACGTCCCAGAGACTCATGTCGAAGCTTGCAAagctgccatctttgctgccGGGGCTGGTATCTATCCAAATAGCTCGTATACCGAATGTTGCTGGACGACGTCGGGGACTGGGCAGTTTCGGCCGGTTGCTGGGGCGAATCCGCATATTGGGACGGTGGATAAGTTGGAGGCTGTTACGGAAGTGAGGGTTGAGGCTCCCTGTGTTGGGAGGGATGTGGCGAAGGCGGCTGTGGAGGCGTTGAAGAA AGCGCATCCGTATGAGGAGCCGGCGTATGAAGTATATAAACTTGAAGACTTTTAG
- a CDS encoding uncharacterized protein (EggNog:ENOG41~TransMembrane:10 (o15-37i49-71o77-97i109-128o168-190i202-225o231-251i263-282o302-322i334-355o)), which produces MSLPHFFPAGTNPSYRQAVIITVASFTIVFTCCGINFAFGIFQAVFETLSQQPDTPFTGASPALIDLIGTLSISLMTIGAPFVVAWAKRFSPWLISLIGTVIFSASLIFASFGKSLWHFEVTQGVLLGLGTCMSYMTAVTIAPTWYTKRRGLALGIITSGTGIGGLVWAPALKAAIDSMGYRNAMRLAGGIAFGLNVAASFALDWEPETKARIQMENNARTSHMDGILKVPIVDWRVARTRRFAAQALGAVFQSAVYYLPLFFFATYARTLGYSDTAGANFIALSNACNAIGKIAIGYAADHIGRLNALVITTIISAIATVCFWLPSTIAGDLETSQGLFITFTVLYGIFASAYVALFPASLVELFGIQNFASVNGVLYMVRGMASLVGTPVGGVLIRSHSTGSPARSYEGMTLLTMACLFVASVAVIWVRVEAMVGPDGKLVRKWKM; this is translated from the coding sequence ATGAGTCTTCCCCATTTCTTCCCAGCAGGTACTAATCCTTCCTATAGGCAAGCGGTTATCATCACCGTCGCCTCGTTTACGATTGTCTTCACCTGCTGCGGTATTAATTTTGCTTTTGGCATCTTCCAAGCCGTGTTTGAAACCCTTTCGCAGCAACCGGATACTCCCTTTACCGGAGCATCGCCCGCGCTGATCGATCTTATTGGCACATTGTCCATCTCGCTCATGACCATCGGCGCTCCGTTTGTGGTCGCCTGGGCCAAGCGCTTCTCGCCGTGGTTGATATCTCTTATTGGTACCGTCATATTCTCGGCTTCGCTCATTTTCGCGAGCTTCGGAAAGTCTCTGTGGCATTTCGAAGTCACGCAAGGGGTTCTGCTGGGATTGGGCACCTGCATGAGCTACATGACTGCCGTGACAATTGCTCCCACATGGTACACTAAGCGCCGTGGCCTTGCTCTAGGAATAATCACATCCGGCACCGGCATTGGAGGCCTTGTTTGGGCTCCTGCGCTGAAAGCAGCGATCGACTCTATGGGCTATCGAAACGCCATGCGTCTTGCTGGAGGAATCGCCTTTGGACTCAACGTTGCGGCGAGCTTTGCCCTGGACTGGGAGCCTGAGACGAAGGCTCGTATCCAGATGGAAAACAATGCAAGGACGAGCCACATGGATGGCATCCTCAAGGTGCCGATTGTCGACTGGCGCGTAGCACGAACACGCCGGTTTGCTGCTCAAGCACTGGGCGCCGTCTTTCAGTCTGCCGTCTACTATCttccgctcttcttcttcgccaccTACGCGAGAACTCTGGGCTACAGCGACACAGCCGGCGCAAACTTCATTGCCTTGAGCAACGCGTGCAATGCCATTGGAAAGATCGCCATCGGCTACGCGGCAGATCATATTGGACGGTTGAATGCTCTTGTGATTACCACCATCATCAGTGCCATTGCGACTGTTTGTTTTTGGCTCCCTTCGACGATAGCTGGCGATTTGGAAACATCTCAAGGCCTGTTCATCACATTCACGGTTCTTTacggcatctttgccagTGCGTACGTGGCTCTGTTTCCTGCAAGTTTGGTGGAGCTCTTTGGCATCCAGAACTTTGCCTCTGTTAACGGCGTGCTCTACATGGTACGAGGCATGGCTTCTCTTGTTGGCACCCCGGTTGGCGGCGTATTGATCCGTAGCCATTCTACGGGTAGCCCTGCGAGGTCGTACGAAGGCATGACGCTGCTTACAATGGCCTGCCTCTTTGTTGCATCTGTCGCAGTCATATGGGTGAGAGTAGAGGCAATGGTAGGACCTGATGGAAAGCTTGTCAGGAAGTGGAAGATGTGA
- a CDS encoding uncharacterized protein (EggNog:ENOG41~TransMembrane:5 (i50-69o81-101i122-141o161-183i252-270o)) translates to MEPPAGSRLDASPSPIRPGMTRRVASAIASRLTRRRFFSNFASRLANRRFAFAVATVSIFSAKGVHIYTHLSSLPVVHLVRWGYSFFAQDAALLVLVRLLLDPWLVEGSAWLRRVTMTLASIIIAYLITVGVLTVSFFAVSGSEIHWRNIGLAGDASSLGMFLSGLASFLFVLATVLFVAYVLQDICYKTAGVATDILKWPISFALRKSGAPTTYSQVPQLDIELANNYDELEEEEFCNMKSKSSMVILRRLFYLFIGCALLTHVILFMIRPNESALNFLSWTPALLPFVDFSFSSPSLDHLEPIHGTGIGRSWDNYTALAAPAPFSWLPERPVPGFGDWYKNDEHYSADADPLKISNLEEKLLPALQGKLGDVPIRHVMLILLESTRKDVFPLKKDGVVWNRLANSYSNGTLPEETQAALAKLTSNANYITGDYDDGFEHQEKKKRGGISFNNVFTTATYTIKSIVGTMCGLTPLMADFNLEYLHHFYQPCLPQIFEAFNRLDHDDSDDRDDHGPYGPLGHHGPSGHHGPPGHHGPPHPHDGPPPHDGPGPHEARNSDDFTLFKWRSTFMQSVTKNYDRYVPLLSKMGISPESLVSKEYLKSPFAKFGRVDLPDVNYFGMADIAVEDYIRDAFVQAKKNDERAFVTHLTSTSHHPFAIPAEEKYTPLGNGLDDISHYLNAISYDDRWLGKIMDILDDEGVADETLVVLVGDHGVSMPENNILAPYYNPNVGTLRVPLVLSHPKLPVIDVDDAVISSQILPTILDLLRETGSLSESQSQAASDLVQNYEGQSLIRPLHASSNETSQGNWQFTVINPGRAMLSIRDARHSDWLLIVPIIDNVEWQFTNLMTDPTGAQTLLGFDFVNFMYSVEKSHGVDAAKWIEEAAFMARWWVEENGKRWRYGPYAT, encoded by the coding sequence ATGGAGCCGCCCGCTGGCAGTCGGCTCGATGCCTCGCCCTCTCCCATACGCCCTGGCATGACACGACGTGTTGCTTCTGCCATCGCTAGCCGATTGACACGCCGAcgcttcttttccaacttTGCTTCTCGTCTCGCAAACCGGcgctttgcctttgctgtCGCAAccgtctccatcttcagcgcCAAGGGCGTCCACATCTACACACATCTGTCTTCATTACCAGTCGTTCACCTGGTGCGGTGGGGCTATTCGTTTTTTGCTCAAGATGCTGCGCTTCTCGTGCTCGTGCGACTGCTGCTCGACCCGTGGCTGGTGGAGGGATCTGCCTGGCTTCGACGGGTGACGATGACTCTGgcgtccatcatcatcgcatATCTCATCACGGTGGGCGTCTTGACGGTATCCTTTTTTGCAGTCAGTGGCTCAGAGATTCACTGGCGCAACATTGGCTTGGCGGGTGATGCGTCGTCCCTCGGCATGTTTCTGTCTGGTCTGGCGTCCTTCTTGTTTGTGCTTGCCACCGTCCTCTTTGTCGCCTATGTCCTGCAAGATATCTGCTACAAGACCGCGGGTGTGGCCACCGACATTCTCAAGTGGCCCATATCGTTTGCTCTGCGTAAATCAGGCGCGCCGACCACTTACTCTCAGGTGCCACAGCTCGACATTGAGCTTGCCAACAACTacgacgagctggaggaggaagaattCTGCAACATGAAGAGCAAGTCATCAATGGTGATTCTAAGGCGATTATTCTATCTCTTCATTGGCTGCGCGCTGCTTACCCATGTCATTCTATTCATGATCCGGCCAAACGAGAGTGCCTTGAACTTCTTGTCCTGGACACCCGCCCTCTTGCCTTTCGTCGACTTCAGCTTCTCGTCTCCTAGCCTGGATCACTTGGAGCCTATTCACGGCACCGGCATTGGGCGCTCGTGGGACAACTACACCGCTCTGGCTGCCCCTGCCCCGTTCTCGTGGCTGCCTGAGAGGCCTGTTCCTGGATTTGGGGACTGGTACAAGAACGACGAGCACTACAGTGCCGACGCAGATCCCCTCAAAATCTCAAatttggaagagaagctgctgccagccCTGCAAGGCAAGCTGGGGGACGTTCCAATTCGCCACGTTATGCTCATCCTTCTCGAGAGCACCCGAAAAGACGTCTTCCCTCTGAAGAAGGATGGTGTTGTCTGGAACCGCCTAGCAAACTCATATAGCAACGGCACGTTGCCAGAGGAGACCCAAGCTGCACTGGCAAAACTAACGTCCAATGCCAACTACATCACCGGTGATTACGACGATGGCTTTGAGcaccaagagaagaagaagcgtgGCGGTATCAGCTTTAACAACGTCTTTACCACCGCCACCTACACCATCAAGAGCATTGTGGGCACAATGTGCGGCCTCACGCCGCTCATGGCAGACTTCAATCTCGAGTATCTTCACCACTTCTACCAGCCATGCCTGCCCCAGATTTTCGAGGCTTTTAACCGACTAGACCACGATGACTCTGATGACCGTGACGACCATGGCCCCTATGGCCCCCTTGGTCATCACGGCCCCTCTGGTCACCACGGTCCTCCTGGTCACCATGGCCCTCCTCATCCCCACGACGGTCCTCCTCCCCACGACGGTCCAGGTCCTCATGAAGCCCGGAATTCTGACGATTTCACACTGTTCAAGTGGCGTTCTACATTCATGCAATCCGTAACCAAAAACTACGATAGATATGTGCCTCTCTTGTCAAAAATGGGCATCTCCCCGGAAAGCCTGGTCTCCAAAGAATATCTCAAGAGTCCTTTTGCCAAATTCGGCCGCGTAGATCTACCAGACGTCAACTACTTTGGCATGGCTGACATCGCCGTTGAGGACTACATCCGGGACGCGTTTGtgcaggccaagaagaatgatgaGCGAGCATTTGTCACACACCTGACCAGTACAAGCCATCACCCATTTGCTATTCCAGCCGAGGAGAAATATACACCCCTAGGAAACGGCTTGGACGATATCTCACATTATCTCAATGCCATCAGCTACGACGACAGATGGCTAGGCAAGATTATGGATATTCTTGACGACGAAGGTGTTGCGGATGAGACTCTTGTTGTCTTGGTCGGCGATCATGGCGTGTCCATGCCGGAAAACAACATCTTGGCGCCCTACTACAATCCGAATGTTGGCACCCTACGCGTAcctcttgttctttctcACCCGAAGCTACCGGTAATCGACGTTGATGATGCGGTGATTTCATCGCAAATCTTGCCCACCATCCTCGATCTCCTCCGCGAAACAGGCTCGCTTTCCGAGTCCCAGTCGCAAGCCGCATCCGATTTGGTCCAAAACTACGAAGGACAGTCTCTGATTCGCCCACTTCACGCGTCGTCTAATGAAACCAGCCAGGGCAACTGGCAATTCACCGTCATCAACCCGGGTCGCGCCATGCTGAGCATCCGCGACGCTCGTCACTCCGACTGGCTCCTCATCGTGCCCATCATCGACAATGTCGAGTGGCAGTTTACGAATCTAATGACAGACCCAACCGGAGCACAAACGCTGCTCGGTTTCGATTTTGTTAATTTCATGTACAGTGTTGAGAAATCACATGGCGTCGATGCCGCGAAATGGAtcgaagaagctgcattTATGGCCCGCTGGTGGGTCGAAGAGAATGGAAAGCGATGGCGTTATGGGCCTTATGCCACCTAA
- a CDS encoding uncharacterized protein (CAZy:GT1) produces the protein MLLSRTRSATAPHVGADQGLKKDVAPVAPEEKGCYGCDGRFKVCFETDTGGLVSWCKDLQKASQRVKNDVCSDPVCERRKSTGGLRPPLNIAILIVGSRGDVQPFIPIAQILSKPPYEHRVRICTHPAFKDFVEAQGVEFFSIGGDPEALMSYMVRNPGLFPNRKSVRAGDIGKRRAEMWEIINGAWRGCTEAGNGMGEPIRATDVENVEDLFLADAIIANPPSIAHIHCAEKLGIPLHMVFTMPFSPTSAFPHPLASMNYAGADAKTANYLSFVVMELLMWQGLGDLINKFRRKLALDPISVMWGYQLLSRLRVPFTYLWPQSLIPKPPDWGSHIDIAGYSFLPLASSYTPPPDLLAFLEDGPAPIYIGFGSIVVEDPDALSELIFGAVKLAGVRAIISRGWSGVGDKCEVPKEIYLIDNCPHDWLFQRVSAVVHHGGAGTTAAGIAAGRPTVIVPFFGDQPFWGKMIARSGAGPEPVAFKALTKEILAESITFALTPEAQEAAKRMAEEISQENGAEDTAKRFQDRIGLDKYECEICPGRLATHWHKKTRTRLSGFAVACLVDRGLIQPPELELIRRKNWYVDEGVEHPLVGFVSALTGPMMDYTTATFDYTHALKSRPKHAPAPPEGRRQSWLDPWAEKTENGSIASNGTSPSRRINPTTFSRREMELYASRVARKSIKTNNADIDTLIRAPTLYDKQKAAWLARERGRNGRIFYLTRATGRYASELTKVTLKVPVAFFYNIANGFHNYPSVGFAGVEVRRRDQINDLESGLAAAGKEFTLGMWEAFSGVVVWPYKSIHEEGAKGIGKGVWRGSKGFFSNLGASTFGLPGYTLKGVERELQKHHLTNCKAEVILIRLRQGIEAFRNATPRERDRVISRWNKHLKKKGF, from the exons ATGCTGCTCAGTCGGACTCGATCGGCCACAGCTCCCCATGTCGGAGCTGATCAAGGATTAAAAAAAGACGTGGCACCCGTGGcaccagaagaaaaaggatgTTACGGATGCGACGGAAGATTCAAAGTATGCTTCGAAACAGATACTGGGGGCCTGGTGAGCTGGTGCAAGGACCTCCAAAAGGCATCACAACGCGTGAAGAACGATGTCTGCTCTGATCCCGTATGCGAGAGACGCAAGTCAACAGGGGGCCTCCGCCCGCCGTTGAACATTGCAATACTCATAGTCGGTTCCCGCGGCGACGTCCAGCCCTTCATCCCAATCGCCCAGATCCTTTCCAAGCCCCCGTACGAGCATCGAGTGCGCATCTGCACCCATCCCGCCTTCAAAGACTTTGTCGAGGCTCAGGGCGTCGAGTTCTTTTCCATTGGCGGCGATCCCGAGGCCCTCATGTCCTACATGGTGAGGAACCCGGGGCTGTTTCCGAATCGAAAAAGCGTCAGGGCGGGTGACATTGGGAAACGAAGGGCAGAGATGTGGGAGATTATAAACGGAGCGTGGCGAGGCTGCACCGAAGCAGGCAACGGAATGGGAGAACCTATCCGGGCTACAGATGTCGAGAACGTGGAGGATCTCTTTCTCGCagacgccatcatcgccaaccCGCCATCCATTGCACATATACACTGCGCCGAAAAGCTAGGGATCCCGCTGCACATGGTCTTCACAATGCCGTTTTCTCCCACTTCGGCTTTTCCGCATCCACTGGCCTCGATGAACTACGCAGGTGCAGATGCCAAGACAGCCAACTATCTTTCTTTTGTCGTGATGGAGTTGTTGATGTGGCAAGG TCTCGGAGACTTGATCAACAAGTTTCGCCGCAAGCTTGCGTTGGATCCCATCAGCGTCATGTGGGGATACCAACTCTTGTCCAGACTCCGCGTACCATTTACCTATCTCTGGCCCCAGTCTCTGATACCTAAGCCACCTGACTGGGGCTCGCACATCGACATCGCCGGATATTCATTCCTGCCCCTCGCCAGCTCTTACACACCTCCGCCCGATCTATTAGCTTTTCTCGAGGACGGTCCCGCTCCCATATATATTGGTTTCGGGTCTATTGTCGTTGAGGATCCCGATGCTCTTTCGGAGCTCATCTTCGGAGCCGTGAAGCTGGCTGGGGTTCGTGCCATTATCAGCAGAGGGTGGAGTGGCGTGGGAGACAAGTGCGAAGTCCCAAAAGAAATCTACTTGATTGACAACTGTCCACACGACTGGCTGTTCCAGCGTGTCTCAGCAGTAGTCCATCACGGAGGCGCCGGAACCACTGCCGCTGGAATCGCAGCTGGGCGACCTACCGTCATTGTCCCTTTCTTTGGCGACCAGCCTTTCTGGGGGAAGATGATTGCGCGCTCTGGGGCTGGACCAGAACCAGTGGCGTTCAAAGCATTGACAAAGGAAATCTTGGCCGAGAGCATAACTTTTGCGTTGACGCCCGAGGCTCAAGAGGCCGCAAAACGAATGGCGGAGGAAATTTCGCAAGAAAATGGTGCAGAAGATACTGCCAAGAGGTTCCAGGACCGCATCGGACTGGACAAGTACGAATGCGAGATTTGCCCCGGGCGCTTGGCTACTCATTGGcacaagaagacgaggacaCGCTTGAGTGGCTTTGCTGTTGCATGTCTAGTTGATCGCGGGCTAATACAGCCCCCTGAGCTGGAGCTTATACGACGCAAAAACTGGTACGTCGACGAAGGCGTTGAGCATCCTCTCGTGGGCTTTGTATCCGCACTCACTGGCCCCATGATGGACTACACCACGGCAACGTTCGACTACACTCATGCTCTAAAATCTCGACCCAAACATGCTCCTGCGCCTCCAGAAGGCAGAAGGCAGTCATGGCTTGATCCATGGGCGGAGAAGACTGAGAATGGATCCATAGCAAGCAACGGGACATCTCCGAGTCGTCGAATCAATCCCACCACCTTTTCTCGCAGAGAAATGGAGCTGTACGCCTCGAGAGTGGCGAGGAAATCCATAAAGACCAACAACGCCGACATCGACACCCTTATTCGAGCGCCAACCCTATATGATAAACAAAAAGCGGCTTGGCTTGCTCGAGAGAGAGGTCGAAATGGCCGCATCTTCTATCTAACTCGTGCGACGGGCCGATATGCTTCCGAGTTAACCAAAGTGACCCTAAAAGTTCCCGTAGCTTTCTTTTACAACATTGCAAACGGATTTCACAACTACCCCTCGGTTGGCTTTGCTGGGGTTGAAGTTCGTCGCCGAGACCAGATTAACGATCTTGAAAGCGGTCTTGCGGCAGCCGGCAAAGAATTTACGCTGGGAATGTGGGAGGCCTTTAGCGGGGTGGTTGTCTGGCCTTACAAAAGCATTCATGAAGAGGGTGCTAAAGGAATTGGAAAAGGCGTATGGCGAGGCTCAAAGGGCTTTTTCTCCAACTTGGGTGCCT CAACCTTTGGTTTACCTGGTTATACCCTCAAAGGCGTGGAAAGGGAGCTGCAAAAGCATCATCTCACCAATTGTAAGGCCGAAGTCATTCTAATCAGGTTACGACAAGGCATTGAAGCCTTTCGGAATGCAACTCCCCGAGAGCGAGACAGGGTCATCAGTCGATGGAATAAGCACCTCAAAAAGAAAGGTTTCTAA
- a CDS encoding uncharacterized protein (EggNog:ENOG41~TransMembrane:12 (o20-42i63-87o93-112i124-146o152-172i184-203o243-265i277-300o306-326i338-357o377-397i409-430o)): protein MTIGAPFVVAWAKRFSPWLISLIGTVIFSASLIFASFGKSLWHFEVTQGVLLGLGTCMSYMTAVTIAPTWYTKRRGLALGIITSGTGIGGLVWAPALKAAIDSMGYRNAMRLAGGIAFGLNVAASFALDWEPETKARIQMENNARTSHMDGILKVPIVDWRVARTRRFAAQALGAVFQSAVYYLPLFFFATYARTLGYSDTAGANFIALSNACNAIGKIAIGYAADHIGRLNALVITTIISAIATVCFWLPSTIAGDLETSQGLFITFTVLYGIFASAYVALFPASLVELFGIQNFASVNGVLYMVRGMASLVGTPVGGVLIRSHSTGSPARSYEGMTLLTMACLFVASVAVIWVRVEAMVGPDGKLVRKWKM from the coding sequence ATGACCATCGGCGCTCCGTTTGTGGTCGCCTGGGCCAAGCGCTTCTCGCCGTGGTTGATATCTCTTATTGGTACCGTCATATTCTCGGCTTCGCTCATTTTCGCGAGCTTCGGAAAGTCTCTGTGGCATTTCGAAGTCACGCAAGGGGTTCTGCTGGGATTGGGCACCTGCATGAGCTACATGACTGCCGTGACAATTGCTCCCACATGGTACACTAAGCGCCGTGGCCTTGCTCTAGGAATAATCACATCCGGCACCGGCATTGGAGGCCTTGTTTGGGCTCCTGCGCTGAAAGCAGCGATCGACTCTATGGGCTATCGAAACGCCATGCGTCTTGCTGGAGGAATCGCCTTTGGACTCAACGTTGCGGCGAGCTTTGCCCTGGACTGGGAGCCTGAGACGAAGGCTCGTATCCAGATGGAAAACAATGCAAGGACGAGCCACATGGATGGCATCCTCAAGGTGCCGATTGTCGACTGGCGCGTAGCACGAACACGCCGGTTTGCTGCTCAAGCACTGGGCGCCGTCTTTCAGTCTGCCGTCTACTATCttccgctcttcttcttcgccaccTACGCGAGAACTCTGGGCTACAGCGACACAGCCGGCGCAAACTTCATTGCCTTGAGCAACGCGTGCAATGCCATTGGAAAGATCGCCATCGGCTACGCGGCAGATCATATTGGACGGTTGAATGCTCTTGTGATTACCACCATCATCAGTGCCATTGCGACTGTTTGTTTTTGGCTCCCTTCGACGATAGCTGGCGATTTGGAAACATCTCAAGGCCTGTTCATCACATTCACGGTTCTTTacggcatctttgccagTGCGTACGTGGCTCTGTTTCCTGCAAGTTTGGTGGAGCTCTTTGGCATCCAGAACTTTGCCTCTGTTAACGGCGTGCTCTACATGGTACGAGGCATGGCTTCTCTTGTTGGCACCCCGGTTGGCGGCGTATTGATCCGTAGCCATTCTACGGGTAGCCCTGCGAGGTCGTACGAAGGCATGACGCTGCTTACAATGGCCTGCCTCTTTGTTGCATCTGTCGCAGTCATATGGGTGAGAGTAGAGGCAATGGTAGGACCTGATGGAAAGCTTGTCAGGAAGTGGAAGATGTGA